From Deltaproteobacteria bacterium:
GGCCGGCGACTTCGCGGAGAACGTGACCACCGAGGGGATCCCGCTGACGGAGCTCCCGGTGGGATCGCGGTTCCGCATCGGGGAGGCGGTCCTCGAGGTGACGCAGATCGGGAAGGAGTGCCACACCCGGTGCGCCATCTACCACCAGGCGGGCGACTGCGTGATGCCGCGGGAGGGGATCTTCGCCCGGGTCGTCCGCCCCGGCAAGGTGTCCCCCGGCGACGTCATCGAGCGGATTCCCTGACGGGGAGGAGGTGCGGGTTGCCGTTCAATCATTTCGACGAGGGCGGACGCGCGGTGATGGTGGACGTGGGAGCGAAGGAGCCGACCCGCCGCACGGCGGTAGCGTGCGCGACGG
This genomic window contains:
- a CDS encoding MOSC domain-containing protein, producing MTGRAEEGGSVARVAAVCVSERKGERKKPVPSVALVADHGVLGDAHAGDGHRQVSLLAAESIEKMRNKGLSVSAGDFAENVTTEGIPLTELPVGSRFRIGEAVLEVTQIGKECHTRCAIYHQAGDCVMPREGIFARVVRPGKVSPGDVIERIP